From a region of the Arachis ipaensis cultivar K30076 chromosome B09, Araip1.1, whole genome shotgun sequence genome:
- the LOC110266883 gene encoding uncharacterized protein LOC110266883 translates to MTLATFLKVNPPKFKGTTTPTEADTWFRAMERALQAQLGTRRLLQYDDDPIFWSAFQVEFYKKYFPNSVRTAKKLELLQLKQGAMSVLKYTRKREEGDPREGSAGGGGRTILADRRCRCVLLLAPPPPSRKLRFLLAVAVEIAKRDGSRVKGGRGLGAAAPSSPLFAFPVAVVQREASRGRCTSQPCLPPPCRRGGSRRVTERERERQGTGAEERKERPTPATAAYAARNPAAAAGVCITGKGFKLGFYSFGFREPLSSLHVYFSSPPPMLVVLNCCTVVVAVQVTGNMAVITGTTIGVTVISIQPFVLIWDRVPGLDC, encoded by the exons AATCCGCCTAAGTTTAAGGGAACCACCActccgactgaagccgatacctGGTTTCGTgctatggagcgagcactgcaagcgcagttg GGAACACGACGCCTCCTACAGTATGATGATGATCCTATTTTCTGGAGTGCCTTCCAGGtggaattttataagaagtactttccaaaTTCTGTACGGACAGCAAAGAAACTTgagttactgcagctgaagcagggtgctaTGTCCGTGTTGAAATATACAA ggaagagagaagagggagatccGAGAGAGGGGAGTGCCGGTGGAGGCGGTCGCACCATCCTCGCAGATCGTCGTTGCCGCTGCGTCCTGCTGCTTGCGCCGCCGCCGCCGTCCAGGAAGCTGCGGTTTCTGCTCGCCGTCGCCGTTGAGATCGCGAAGAGAGATGGCTCACGAGTGAAGGGAGGCCGCGGGCTTGGAGCCGCCGCGCCTTCGTCGCCGCTGTTCGCCTTTCCTGTCGCCGTCGTCCAACGCGAAGCCAGCCGCGGTCGCTGCACCTCCCAGCCGTGTCTGCCGCCGCCGTGTCGTCGAGGGGGAAGCCGTCGGGTCacagagcgagagagagagagacaaggCACGGGAGCAGAGGAGAGAAAGGAGAGACCCACGCCAGCCACCGCCGCTTATGCAGCTCGAAACCCCGCTGCCGCCGCCGGAGTGTGCATTACCGGTAAGGGATTTAAGCTTGGCTTCTATTCTTTTGGATTCCGGGAACCTTTATCGTCACTGCATGTCTATTTCAGCTCTCCGCCGCCGATGCTTGTTGTTCTGAATTGCTGCACCGTCGTTGTCGCCGTTCAGGTCACTGGGAACATGGCAGTGATCACCGGAACCACCATTGGAGTTACCGTTATTTCAATTCAGCCGTTCGTCCTTATTTGG GATCGAGTTCCGGGTCTTGATTGCTGA